A part of Melittangium boletus DSM 14713 genomic DNA contains:
- a CDS encoding adenylate/guanylate cyclase domain-containing protein has product MRSLPIYSTGLRFLQRLAYSLLQATLFGSILGVLVYYRVPRARLSEGATPGALIARPSAGLEAWERITYDGRVRSLGERASRSDRVVVVALDDETLTEARLDDHAGIAAYPWPREVLGGVTQRLLDEGAEQVLLDLPFSELSPRACLVPGASGPSGLDDDRAFRALLDRSSQKSVLSFAWSTDRGIPPGSRLWPYRVRLGTYANEAAARSRVRTVLSDQRPVFLIPAGKGVEVWGGVASEQEGQRVAQELGVRESPRVLERATRDDAYRVGPLELFISLAEVQVEGLDVSKLEEVRQLEHPVAPLLGEASLYGAITLPEDSDGLVRAVPHLVSYRGRGDTRHVLPSMPLVAAMRQANTRQLRYAEGRLYVGERFSIPMDESGYSLVRWDAAEVGRGARGSVARAIPAWSVLLNVFAVREGLPPRAAHDIEGRLVVFTNTSRRAMDFQHTPIGEHTPSGAILAQSLVNLLRSEGISRATPREDVLLTLGLALVGAFVALTVNRGLRSSGDAFFYLFTMAIVGVLYTVGAWYVFVTRQLWVALMGPLLAMSLTFLLTIIQASRSEQQLRLFVTDVLGRYVNPEVARLVRRDLRQLTRPEVREVTVFFCDLDGFSRLSAELPPERLVQFLNEYLTEVTDVVRATRGQVDKYMGDAVMAFWGAPVRTERHAHHACDAAMKVRAALLARQEYWSKTYGHAPQCRVGIDSGEVLVGGMGSDFESKYSVLGQSVKFSMYLEGLNRHYGTFVLVGDGVARLAQDGYVFREVDRVRPKGRDEPTRLHELVGRKGELDERIQALLAIHEQALTTYHQRRFDVALALFTRGVEEFQDPVAGVYAERCRAYIRAMPPEDWDGVFALEGP; this is encoded by the coding sequence GTGCGAAGCCTTCCCATCTACTCCACCGGCCTGCGCTTCCTGCAGAGGCTCGCCTACTCCCTGCTGCAGGCCACGCTTTTCGGCTCCATCCTCGGAGTCCTCGTCTACTACCGCGTCCCGCGCGCGCGGTTGTCCGAGGGCGCCACGCCCGGTGCGTTGATCGCCCGTCCCTCGGCGGGGCTGGAGGCCTGGGAGCGCATCACCTACGACGGGCGCGTGCGCTCGTTGGGCGAGCGCGCCTCCCGCTCGGATCGCGTGGTGGTGGTGGCGCTCGACGACGAGACGCTCACCGAGGCCCGGCTGGACGATCACGCGGGAATCGCCGCCTACCCCTGGCCCCGGGAAGTCCTCGGGGGAGTGACCCAGCGGCTGCTCGACGAGGGCGCCGAGCAGGTGTTGCTCGACCTGCCCTTCTCCGAGCTCAGCCCGCGTGCCTGCCTCGTGCCGGGAGCGAGTGGACCCTCGGGCCTGGACGATGACCGGGCGTTCCGCGCGCTGTTGGATCGCTCGTCCCAGAAGTCCGTGTTGTCCTTCGCGTGGTCGACGGACCGGGGGATTCCTCCGGGCAGCCGGTTGTGGCCCTACCGCGTGCGGCTGGGGACGTACGCGAACGAGGCCGCCGCGAGGAGCCGGGTGCGCACGGTCCTGTCGGATCAACGCCCCGTGTTCCTTATTCCCGCGGGCAAGGGCGTGGAGGTGTGGGGCGGCGTGGCCAGTGAGCAGGAAGGCCAACGGGTGGCGCAGGAGCTGGGCGTGCGCGAGTCTCCGCGCGTGCTGGAGCGGGCGACCCGCGATGACGCGTACCGGGTGGGACCGCTCGAGCTCTTCATCTCCCTGGCCGAGGTCCAGGTGGAGGGGCTGGATGTGTCGAAGTTGGAGGAGGTCCGGCAGCTCGAACACCCGGTGGCCCCGTTGCTCGGCGAGGCCAGTCTCTATGGCGCCATCACCCTGCCAGAGGACTCGGACGGGCTGGTCCGGGCCGTTCCTCACCTGGTGAGCTACCGCGGCCGGGGAGACACCCGGCACGTGTTGCCCTCCATGCCGCTGGTGGCGGCGATGCGTCAGGCGAACACGCGCCAGCTGCGCTACGCCGAGGGTCGGCTGTACGTGGGGGAGCGCTTCTCCATCCCCATGGACGAGTCCGGCTACAGCCTGGTGCGCTGGGACGCGGCGGAGGTCGGTCGCGGCGCGCGGGGCTCGGTGGCACGCGCCATTCCCGCGTGGAGCGTGCTGCTCAACGTCTTCGCCGTCCGGGAGGGCTTGCCGCCACGCGCGGCGCACGACATCGAGGGACGGCTCGTCGTCTTCACCAACACGTCGCGCCGGGCCATGGACTTCCAGCACACCCCCATCGGCGAGCACACGCCCTCGGGGGCCATCCTGGCGCAGTCGCTGGTGAACTTGCTCCGCTCCGAGGGCATCTCCCGCGCCACGCCCCGCGAGGATGTGCTGCTGACGCTCGGCCTGGCGCTGGTGGGGGCCTTCGTCGCGCTCACCGTCAACCGGGGCCTGCGCTCCTCGGGAGATGCGTTCTTCTACCTGTTCACGATGGCCATCGTGGGCGTGCTCTACACCGTGGGTGCCTGGTACGTGTTCGTCACCCGGCAGCTCTGGGTGGCGCTGATGGGTCCGCTGCTGGCCATGAGCCTCACCTTCCTCCTCACCATCATCCAGGCCTCGCGCTCCGAGCAGCAGCTGCGCCTCTTCGTCACGGACGTGCTCGGCCGCTACGTCAACCCCGAGGTGGCGAGGCTCGTCAGGCGGGACTTGCGTCAGCTCACGCGGCCGGAGGTGCGGGAAGTCACCGTCTTCTTCTGTGATCTGGATGGCTTCTCCCGCCTGTCCGCCGAGCTGCCCCCCGAGCGGCTCGTGCAGTTCCTCAACGAGTACCTGACGGAGGTGACGGACGTGGTGCGCGCCACGCGGGGCCAGGTGGACAAGTACATGGGGGACGCGGTGATGGCCTTCTGGGGCGCGCCCGTGCGCACGGAGCGGCACGCGCACCACGCCTGTGACGCCGCGATGAAGGTCCGCGCCGCGCTGCTCGCGCGTCAGGAGTACTGGAGCAAGACCTATGGCCATGCGCCGCAGTGCCGGGTCGGCATCGACAGTGGCGAGGTGCTGGTGGGCGGAATGGGCAGCGACTTCGAGTCCAAGTACTCCGTGCTGGGCCAGTCGGTGAAGTTCTCCATGTACCTGGAGGGCCTCAACCGCCATTACGGCACCTTCGTCCTGGTGGGTGACGGCGTGGCGCGCCTGGCGCAGGACGGCTACGTCTTCCGCGAGGTGGATCGGGTGCGGCCCAAGGGGCGCGACGAGCCCACGCGGTTGCACGAGCTGGTGGGACGCAAGGGCGAGCTCGACGAGCGCATCCAGGCGCTGCTGGCCATCCACGAGCAGGCGCTCACCACGTACCACCAGCGGCGCTTCGACGTGGCGCTGGCGTTGTTCACGCGGGGCGTGGAGGAGTTCCAGGATCCGGTGGCCGGCGTGTACGCCGAGCGCTGCCGTGCCTATATCCGGGCCATGCCGCCAGAGGACTGGGACGGTGTCTTCGCGCTCGAGGGGCCCTGA